One genomic segment of Virgibacillus doumboii includes these proteins:
- a CDS encoding 3-keto-5-aminohexanoate cleavage protein, with amino-acid sequence MSQKVMLTAAVTGAGDTTSKSPHVPVTPKEIAEAAIASAKAGATVAHVHARDPETGGISHHVDHYREIVDRIRESETDVIINITSGGGGDFIPSLNTPAAGGDGTDIQTPEERHEPVGELLPEMCTLDCGSTNFGNMIYMSPTDWLREQAKLVQNSGVKPELECFDTGHLRFANQLVQEGLIEGDPMFQFCLGIPWGAAADVETILYLKNRLPENAHWSAFGIGRLQLPIAAQTAMLGGNIRVGLEDNLYLKKGVLARNDQLVEKAVKMVHEHNIDIMTPEEARKQYDLRTP; translated from the coding sequence ATGAGCCAAAAAGTTATGTTAACAGCAGCTGTTACAGGTGCAGGAGACACGACCAGTAAAAGCCCGCATGTTCCGGTTACGCCTAAGGAGATTGCTGAGGCGGCTATTGCATCAGCCAAAGCTGGGGCAACGGTAGCCCATGTTCATGCTCGCGACCCGGAAACAGGTGGTATCAGTCATCATGTTGACCACTACCGTGAAATTGTTGACCGAATCAGAGAATCCGAAACAGATGTCATCATCAATATTACTTCAGGCGGCGGGGGAGATTTTATCCCGAGTTTAAATACACCGGCAGCTGGAGGAGACGGTACGGACATACAAACGCCGGAAGAACGACATGAGCCGGTAGGAGAACTGCTTCCCGAGATGTGCACACTTGATTGTGGCAGCACGAATTTCGGCAATATGATTTACATGAGTCCGACTGACTGGTTGAGAGAGCAGGCAAAACTGGTTCAGAACAGCGGGGTGAAACCTGAACTGGAGTGTTTTGATACGGGACATCTCCGTTTTGCCAATCAATTGGTCCAGGAAGGTCTGATCGAGGGGGATCCGATGTTTCAATTTTGCCTGGGAATCCCGTGGGGAGCTGCGGCGGATGTCGAGACAATCCTTTATTTGAAAAATCGATTGCCGGAAAATGCACATTGGTCAGCATTTGGTATCGGACGATTGCAACTGCCAATTGCAGCCCAGACAGCTATGCTTGGCGGCAACATCCGTGTGGGGCTGGAAGATAACTTATATTTGAAAAAAGGCGTGCTTGCACGGAATGATCAGCTTGTTGAAAAAGCAGTGAAGATGGTGCATGAACATAATATTGACATCATGACACCGGAAGAAGCACGAAAGCAATATGACTTGCGAACACCTTAA
- a CDS encoding 3-hydroxyacyl-CoA dehydrogenase NAD-binding domain-containing protein, with protein sequence MQQNKQEMKVAVVGTGVIGNGWITRFLAQGYHVTAFDPAEGAEARTRQSVSRAWESVEKLGVAEGASLDRLTFVPTIEEAVKDAYLIQENVPEREDLKKSVLGSIDRYAEPDAIIGSSTSGIKPSILQEDLLHPERFMVAHPFNPVHILPLVELVGGQSTEQTVIKQAAAFYESIQMKPLVVQQEIEGHIADRLMEALWREALHLVNDGIATTEEVDAAIIYGAGLRWAQMGPFLTFHLAGGEQGMRHMLKQFGPALKLPWTKLEAPELTDELKEKVVEGCENHAGDKTVAELEDKRDEFLVKLLDLVEEYWPESKSLIKN encoded by the coding sequence ATGCAGCAAAATAAACAAGAGATGAAAGTGGCCGTCGTCGGGACCGGTGTTATTGGGAATGGCTGGATCACCCGCTTTTTGGCACAAGGCTATCATGTGACGGCATTTGATCCGGCAGAAGGTGCTGAAGCGCGTACACGTCAAAGCGTTAGCCGTGCATGGGAATCCGTTGAGAAGTTGGGTGTTGCCGAGGGTGCTTCACTTGACCGGTTAACATTTGTACCCACTATCGAAGAAGCAGTTAAAGATGCCTATTTGATTCAGGAAAATGTCCCTGAACGCGAGGATTTGAAGAAGAGTGTTTTGGGATCAATCGATAGGTATGCTGAGCCGGATGCGATTATCGGTTCCAGTACGTCAGGTATTAAGCCAAGTATACTGCAGGAAGACCTGTTGCATCCTGAACGTTTTATGGTGGCACATCCATTTAATCCGGTTCACATTCTGCCGCTTGTGGAGCTTGTCGGAGGACAATCCACAGAACAAACTGTAATTAAACAGGCGGCTGCATTCTATGAATCAATTCAAATGAAGCCATTGGTTGTACAGCAGGAGATTGAAGGGCATATTGCAGATCGTTTAATGGAAGCACTTTGGCGCGAAGCTTTACATTTAGTTAATGATGGCATTGCGACGACGGAAGAAGTAGATGCCGCCATTATTTATGGTGCCGGTTTGCGCTGGGCACAAATGGGGCCTTTTCTGACTTTTCATCTGGCAGGCGGCGAACAAGGAATGCGCCACATGCTGAAACAATTTGGTCCAGCGTTGAAACTGCCATGGACGAAGCTGGAAGCACCTGAACTAACGGATGAATTGAAAGAAAAAGTGGTTGAAGGCTGTGAAAATCACGCCGGGGACAAGACTGTTGCTGAACTCGAAGATAAACGTGATGAGTTTTTAGTGAAGCTTCTTGATCTGGTTGAAGAATATTGGCCTGAATCAAAAAGTCTTATAAAAAACTAA
- a CDS encoding thioesterase family protein: MSNQSFHYQSYVHRDWVDYNGHMNDAAYATVFSLAVDHLMDHIGLNAEARSHYAYTIFTLENHICYLQEAHQDEELSVSMQLLDADAKRLHVLFMMKNNENQLLATSEQMLMGMDTEDGRPAPFPERVASEVEAIWNGHKHLAQPEQAGRRIGIKR; encoded by the coding sequence ATGTCCAACCAGTCGTTCCATTATCAGAGCTATGTTCACCGTGACTGGGTTGATTATAACGGTCACATGAATGATGCGGCATATGCAACCGTGTTCAGCTTGGCTGTCGATCACTTGATGGATCATATCGGCCTGAATGCAGAAGCCCGCAGCCATTATGCATATACAATTTTTACACTGGAAAACCATATTTGTTATTTGCAGGAGGCTCATCAGGACGAGGAACTAAGTGTTTCTATGCAATTGCTGGATGCTGATGCTAAACGGCTGCATGTACTTTTTATGATGAAAAATAATGAAAATCAATTGCTGGCCACAAGTGAACAGATGCTGATGGGCATGGATACAGAAGATGGAAGGCCGGCACCGTTTCCGGAAAGAGTTGCCTCTGAAGTTGAGGCGATCTGGAATGGGCATAAACATTTGGCACAGCCTGAACAAGCGGGCAGAAGGATTGGGATAAAAAGATAA
- a CDS encoding glycine betaine ABC transporter substrate-binding protein — MKKTLFVLIIILVSMVMYGCSSNGDSEDTGDGEKPTLTFGVTNWTSTVPPTKIAAKILENMGYKVEEINADAGSVYTGMSTGDIDIFMDSWFPAQRQYIEKYSDSIESISVSYDNANSGMVVPKYMEDINDVADLKGKEGIVNKEMFAIGEGDPAMQDMKKVIEFYNLDIKMINSSEAAMLAAAQAKMDEEKPVLFYGWRPHSMFDKFDLKILSNKEVAEEKGLFDTSSVNIIANKGLEEKAPEAYTFLSNWSISIKDMEKMIAEIDSGKDPDKVTQAWIDNNQDKIEKMKNGK, encoded by the coding sequence ATGAAGAAAACATTATTTGTTTTAATAATAATTTTAGTATCAATGGTCATGTACGGCTGCTCATCAAACGGTGATTCAGAAGATACGGGTGATGGGGAGAAACCAACGTTAACGTTTGGCGTCACAAACTGGACAAGTACCGTTCCGCCAACGAAAATCGCTGCTAAAATTCTGGAAAACATGGGATATAAAGTTGAAGAAATAAATGCTGATGCCGGAAGTGTTTATACTGGTATGTCAACTGGCGACATTGATATATTTATGGATTCGTGGTTTCCGGCACAAAGACAATATATAGAAAAGTATTCTGATTCCATTGAAAGTATTTCGGTCAGTTATGATAATGCAAACTCAGGAATGGTTGTCCCTAAGTATATGGAGGATATTAACGACGTTGCCGATTTAAAAGGCAAAGAGGGTATAGTAAATAAGGAAATGTTTGCCATTGGTGAAGGTGATCCGGCCATGCAGGATATGAAAAAAGTTATCGAATTTTATAACCTGGACATTAAAATGATCAATTCATCAGAAGCCGCAATGCTGGCAGCTGCACAAGCAAAAATGGACGAGGAAAAGCCTGTTTTGTTTTATGGCTGGCGCCCGCATTCGATGTTTGATAAATTCGATTTAAAAATACTGTCAAATAAAGAAGTAGCAGAAGAGAAAGGTTTGTTTGATACAAGTTCAGTCAATATAATTGCTAATAAAGGGTTAGAAGAAAAAGCACCAGAGGCATATACGTTTTTAAGCAACTGGAGTATATCCATTAAAGATATGGAAAAAATGATTGCCGAAATCGACAGTGGCAAGGATCCGGACAAAGTCACACAAGCGTGGATTGATAACAATCAGGATAAGATTGAGAAAATGAAAAATGGAAAATAA
- a CDS encoding serine hydrolase domain-containing protein produces the protein MKTANDPIMWNELIEGTEVKGLAQNHLFAAPDNAQDPSAEFEGTLKIEGAHMGMNPELSTDKVHGKEITFFPDVSLDFFTVDDKYLVPVTQDVIPNGTLENTRSYWDIIVQPGRVWNNGDQDNGWNRASFPFSLVNRLEGETHMGIAMFLYKEDKVSHVRFQIVAQTGPFDVAGYFNAWGVTKASYEPNGIDNLEYHKAVYRRHLESRFPTAPLDELKQMVGDKNLAAFNGAKDTAEEKNVLQTALFYDGVLYRSPCHFAGGPFPYSDEIRYGVWSVTKTAMMNVAMLRLAEKYGRGLLDEKIADYIQLPDTQQEWEDVTYLDMANMASGRGATADEPTCYLCDYHRWYLAPSENVKVAEAVDYPLVWEPGTKYNYRDQDAFLLGVALEKYLQHKEGKEATLDKLLKEEVYEPIGIYWGPVNHTIEENGSSGCPRLDFGYHATLDELTKIALLYEKHGSWNGNQILHRELVDSILPKEKPPALAVSKEENNEFGPKYYAMNWHIEPYRSREGHELYLPNMKGYGGNLVTLMPGQIVALRMANKLTASDSDEFDSTVPQARVWEELV, from the coding sequence ATGAAAACAGCTAACGATCCAATTATGTGGAACGAACTCATCGAGGGAACGGAAGTCAAGGGATTAGCACAGAATCATCTATTTGCCGCTCCCGATAACGCTCAAGATCCTTCAGCGGAATTTGAAGGAACGTTGAAAATTGAGGGTGCACACATGGGGATGAACCCAGAGCTCAGCACGGATAAAGTACACGGCAAAGAAATTACCTTTTTTCCAGACGTGTCTTTGGATTTTTTTACCGTAGATGATAAATATCTGGTTCCCGTAACGCAGGATGTCATCCCGAATGGCACGTTGGAGAACACAAGAAGCTACTGGGATATCATTGTCCAGCCGGGTCGTGTTTGGAATAACGGTGACCAGGATAACGGCTGGAATCGTGCGTCATTTCCATTTTCTCTCGTCAATCGCTTAGAAGGGGAAACGCATATGGGAATTGCTATGTTCCTTTATAAAGAAGATAAAGTTTCACATGTTCGATTTCAAATCGTTGCCCAGACAGGTCCCTTCGATGTAGCGGGCTACTTCAACGCCTGGGGAGTTACGAAAGCATCGTATGAGCCCAACGGAATAGATAACCTGGAGTATCACAAAGCTGTTTATCGCCGCCATCTCGAAAGCCGTTTTCCAACCGCACCACTCGATGAATTAAAACAAATGGTCGGGGACAAAAATTTAGCGGCGTTTAATGGGGCAAAAGACACAGCGGAGGAAAAAAACGTTCTCCAGACTGCGCTGTTTTACGACGGGGTGCTGTATCGCTCGCCTTGTCATTTCGCTGGTGGTCCATTTCCATACAGCGATGAAATTCGTTATGGTGTTTGGTCCGTGACAAAAACAGCGATGATGAACGTGGCAATGCTGCGTTTAGCTGAGAAGTACGGGCGCGGCCTGCTTGATGAGAAGATCGCTGACTATATCCAACTGCCGGATACGCAACAAGAGTGGGAGGATGTCACATACCTGGATATGGCTAACATGGCTTCAGGACGCGGTGCCACCGCTGACGAACCAACATGCTATTTGTGTGATTATCACAGGTGGTATTTAGCACCGTCGGAGAATGTAAAAGTTGCAGAAGCAGTCGATTACCCGCTGGTTTGGGAGCCTGGAACGAAGTATAATTATCGGGATCAAGACGCATTCCTTCTTGGCGTTGCCCTTGAAAAGTACCTTCAGCATAAAGAGGGTAAGGAAGCGACTTTGGACAAGCTGCTCAAGGAAGAAGTGTACGAACCAATCGGCATTTATTGGGGACCGGTAAATCATACAATTGAGGAGAACGGCTCATCCGGTTGTCCCAGACTGGATTTCGGTTATCATGCCACACTGGATGAATTGACTAAAATCGCGTTGCTCTATGAAAAACATGGCAGCTGGAATGGCAACCAGATACTGCATCGCGAGTTGGTGGACAGCATATTGCCAAAAGAAAAACCGCCTGCTTTAGCCGTTTCTAAGGAGGAGAATAATGAGTTTGGGCCAAAATACTATGCCATGAACTGGCACATTGAGCCTTATCGCTCACGAGAAGGACACGAGCTCTATCTGCCAAACATGAAGGGGTATGGTGGTAATCTTGTTACACTTATGCCAGGACAAATAGTCGCGCTGCGAATGGCAAACAAGTTAACAGCTTCAGATTCGGATGAGTTTGATTCTACGGTTCCTCAGGCAAGAGTGTGGGAGGAGCTGGTTTAG
- a CDS encoding NADPH-dependent FMN reductase: MKLVGVSGTLAGNKTSQAVYDVLEAADLMDTSVKTELIDLRDYELSFADGSPLAYFDDDTWPVADKILSADCLVFGTPIYQASISGVLKNLLDHLPEYAFKNKVTGIVATGLSEKHFLVTEYQLKPVLSYFKGLIPSENVFVQNDCFDLESGEIIDKVVAKRLRSLAEEILFLQGSINERMKR, translated from the coding sequence TTGAAATTAGTTGGCGTATCAGGAACATTGGCTGGAAATAAGACTTCTCAAGCTGTTTATGATGTACTGGAAGCTGCTGATCTGATGGATACATCGGTGAAGACTGAACTAATAGATTTAAGGGATTATGAACTTTCATTTGCTGACGGATCCCCGCTTGCTTATTTTGATGATGACACCTGGCCGGTTGCCGATAAAATCTTGTCTGCAGACTGCTTAGTGTTTGGTACACCGATTTATCAAGCTTCTATCTCCGGGGTATTGAAAAATCTGCTGGATCATCTCCCGGAATATGCGTTTAAAAATAAAGTTACCGGCATTGTCGCAACAGGTTTGTCCGAGAAACATTTTCTTGTAACGGAGTATCAGCTGAAACCAGTCCTTTCTTATTTTAAAGGGCTGATTCCTTCAGAAAATGTTTTTGTTCAGAATGATTGCTTCGATTTGGAAAGTGGAGAAATTATCGATAAAGTCGTTGCGAAACGGCTGCGGAGTCTTGCTGAGGAAATTTTGTTTCTGCAGGGGAGTATTAATGAGCGGATGAAGCGGTGA
- a CDS encoding ABC transporter substrate-binding protein, with protein MKKWLACLVLLGMVFATACAGNSSQEEQDSGDSSSASEATEISFIHWRGEDKEVFEDIIGQFEEENPDITVEMNIYPSEQYQSNAQQLLRDGSVGDVFTSFPGSQFEAMKEADLFTDLSNEDFVSKFSEGSIGIGQADGKQLAIPYQLVFNMPVYNKGMFEELGLEVPKSWSEYQEMAATLIENDIVPVAFPGADIGPNQTMNSMMMNNSEEGVFKKLESGEESLTNDWWVKTLKDFEYFNENGYFQENALGTNQDSAMQMVADEEAAMLATGSYHMASLKDLNPDLKLGLLPPITVPESEAEFEGIHTATFMLAINKKSEKKEAARKFIDFLSEPEIASQYANGTGQHLTVKDVEYESEELKNTAHWITDKNTRFQPRYFITEAAVEDAVLGSIENVLGGASPEDAAAEAQQIVEENIE; from the coding sequence ATGAAGAAGTGGCTGGCTTGTTTGGTGTTATTGGGGATGGTTTTTGCGACAGCTTGTGCAGGTAACTCAAGTCAGGAAGAACAGGATAGTGGTGATTCGTCATCAGCGTCTGAAGCAACCGAAATTAGTTTCATTCATTGGAGGGGTGAGGACAAGGAGGTTTTTGAAGATATCATTGGGCAATTTGAAGAAGAAAATCCGGACATAACTGTTGAGATGAATATTTACCCTTCCGAGCAGTATCAGTCAAATGCTCAGCAATTGCTGCGTGATGGATCTGTTGGTGATGTGTTTACCTCGTTTCCGGGATCGCAATTTGAGGCTATGAAGGAAGCGGATTTGTTCACCGATTTATCGAATGAAGATTTCGTGAGTAAATTTTCAGAAGGGTCCATTGGTATTGGTCAGGCTGATGGTAAACAATTGGCCATCCCGTATCAGCTGGTGTTCAATATGCCGGTTTACAACAAGGGAATGTTTGAAGAATTGGGACTTGAGGTTCCGAAAAGCTGGTCAGAATACCAGGAGATGGCAGCTACATTGATTGAAAATGATATTGTTCCTGTTGCTTTTCCGGGTGCTGATATCGGACCGAACCAAACGATGAACAGTATGATGATGAACAACTCGGAAGAAGGCGTTTTTAAGAAACTTGAAAGTGGTGAAGAGTCACTGACAAATGATTGGTGGGTCAAAACATTAAAGGATTTTGAGTATTTCAATGAGAATGGCTACTTCCAGGAAAATGCGTTAGGAACGAATCAGGACTCTGCCATGCAAATGGTTGCCGATGAGGAAGCTGCAATGCTGGCCACTGGGTCCTATCATATGGCTAGTTTAAAGGATTTGAATCCGGATCTTAAATTGGGCCTATTGCCGCCAATTACGGTTCCGGAAAGTGAAGCGGAGTTCGAAGGTATCCATACGGCAACATTTATGCTCGCCATAAACAAAAAGTCCGAAAAGAAGGAAGCAGCGAGGAAGTTTATCGACTTTTTGAGTGAACCGGAGATTGCTTCCCAGTATGCCAATGGAACGGGACAGCACTTAACCGTAAAAGATGTGGAATATGAATCAGAGGAACTGAAAAATACGGCTCATTGGATCACGGATAAAAATACACGATTCCAGCCAAGGTATTTCATCACAGAGGCTGCCGTGGAGGATGCTGTGCTTGGTTCAATCGAAAACGTATTAGGTGGTGCGTCACCGGAAGATGCAGCTGCAGAGGCGCAGCAGATTGTTGAAGAAAATATCGAGTAA
- a CDS encoding carbohydrate ABC transporter permease, which produces MKISKAIYLFFIPGLILYSLFFLYPTVSALFYSFTNWDGISADFNFVGLANYERAVTGDSIFMKSVGNNLEFMVFVAIFQTLVALIFAVFLVKNTKVNYFLRALFFFPTILSSVSVAFIWAFVYDPNLGILNQLLNLFGLEFLTQNWLGNSDIAIYSLAVTQVWFHAGQMLIIFVAGLHAIPEDLYEAAKMEGASRWQLFRKITWPLLAPSATIVIAYTTIQSFQAFDLVFALTGGGPNYSTEIISTYIYTVAFRSYDFGYASAISVIFMCIIALITYIQFKVLRSNRISY; this is translated from the coding sequence ATGAAAATTTCGAAGGCGATATATCTGTTTTTTATCCCGGGTCTAATCCTGTATTCGTTATTCTTTTTGTATCCGACAGTTAGTGCATTATTTTATTCGTTTACTAATTGGGATGGAATAAGTGCTGATTTCAATTTCGTCGGATTAGCAAATTACGAACGGGCAGTTACGGGTGACAGCATCTTCATGAAGTCTGTCGGAAATAATTTAGAGTTTATGGTATTTGTAGCCATCTTTCAAACCCTGGTTGCTTTGATATTCGCCGTATTTCTGGTTAAAAATACAAAAGTGAATTACTTTCTGCGAGCCTTGTTTTTCTTTCCAACCATTTTATCATCCGTGTCAGTTGCTTTTATATGGGCGTTTGTTTATGACCCGAATTTGGGGATTTTAAACCAATTATTGAACCTTTTCGGACTTGAATTTTTGACACAGAATTGGCTTGGAAACAGTGATATTGCGATTTACTCGTTGGCCGTTACACAAGTCTGGTTCCACGCGGGGCAGATGCTGATCATCTTTGTGGCAGGGCTGCATGCCATTCCGGAAGATTTATATGAAGCAGCCAAAATGGAGGGGGCTTCCAGATGGCAGCTATTCCGAAAAATAACCTGGCCATTGTTGGCGCCTTCAGCAACGATTGTTATCGCATATACAACGATACAGTCGTTTCAGGCCTTTGATTTAGTCTTTGCTTTGACAGGCGGCGGGCCGAATTATTCGACAGAAATTATCTCCACTTATATTTATACCGTTGCTTTCAGAAGCTATGATTTTGGGTACGCATCAGCTATTTCGGTCATCTTTATGTGTATTATTGCGCTTATTACGTACATTCAGTTTAAGGTGTTGCGTTCCAACCGGATATCTTACTAG
- a CDS encoding carbohydrate ABC transporter permease — MSLFFRKSAVFIYAILILVPLIMVVLTSMKTLEQTFDNPLGIPAEGLIIDNFINLFQEQTMAGYFLNSTVVTLSSVTLTLFFAAMIAFGITRLNNWKGNGLFALFTVGMMVPPQVNMVPLYSLVLDLGLTNSLLGLILVNIASTLPVGVFILTGFMKTLPKELFEASTIDGAGNWRIFSKVVVPLSLPSLSATAIFLFVMHWNDLLYPLLFITDNAYKTLPLALLDFQGQYFTNYPMLFTGVLIASVPMVIMYIFLQRYFVTGMTSGMVKG, encoded by the coding sequence ATGAGCTTGTTTTTTAGAAAGTCTGCGGTATTTATCTATGCCATTTTGATACTGGTGCCGCTTATTATGGTCGTTTTGACATCGATGAAAACATTGGAGCAGACGTTTGATAACCCGTTGGGAATACCGGCGGAAGGCCTCATTATCGATAACTTTATCAACTTATTTCAGGAACAGACGATGGCAGGCTATTTTTTGAATAGTACAGTTGTAACCCTTTCTTCTGTAACGCTTACCTTATTTTTCGCTGCCATGATTGCTTTTGGTATCACACGGCTGAATAACTGGAAAGGGAATGGACTTTTCGCCTTGTTTACGGTTGGTATGATGGTTCCGCCCCAGGTAAATATGGTTCCGTTATATTCACTCGTGTTGGATTTAGGATTAACAAACAGCTTGCTGGGGCTGATTTTAGTTAATATTGCTTCCACATTGCCTGTTGGTGTCTTTATTCTGACAGGATTTATGAAGACACTGCCAAAAGAACTGTTTGAAGCATCGACCATTGATGGTGCCGGCAACTGGCGGATTTTTTCAAAAGTGGTTGTTCCATTATCATTGCCTTCCCTTTCGGCCACCGCCATCTTTTTGTTTGTGATGCATTGGAATGACTTGTTGTATCCATTGCTGTTTATTACAGATAATGCATATAAGACACTGCCGCTTGCATTACTGGACTTTCAGGGGCAGTATTTCACGAATTACCCGATGTTGTTTACAGGAGTCCTGATTGCATCTGTTCCAATGGTCATTATGTATATCTTTTTACAGCGCTATTTTGTTACAGGCATGACATCAGGCATGGTCAAGGGCTAA
- the sftI gene encoding sulfoquinovose isomerase produces the protein MGKILYLPIGRKTFDMETGEKEREKSSALLHELTDKLIEPESTITAPGALQKFLQEVNTDEVAVTIYQSITFADGQFIRMLLDHVSSPVIVWSIREPAVGERLRLNSLTGGNSTCHVLKSDHHPYTFVFGNSEETQVQQKIKQQLNIQSLINRLKNFNIGVLGDHQPGFYFSGTDEKQLKDQFGIDVIRMDLQEAFDKSKEMAEEKWEKEVSRAKEQVIGLNATDETVKRFAQFSAFVREEIDRQHISALSIRCWPEFFNELGAAACSTLSQFTEDGVVSSCESDIHGAITMFILQELSGGEAPYLGDMVHVNESSNAVVYWHCGAGAYSLAHPDQGAKPGVHPNRGLGFTMEFGLKPGKVTIFRVGYTPEGYRLLVMRGQALDTPQRFNGTSVEVELETNVTETLYSLMDEGFEPHYGLVYADVVSDLIELGKQLQLPVSVYTMD, from the coding sequence TTGGGAAAAATACTATACCTGCCAATCGGGAGAAAAACGTTTGACATGGAAACCGGGGAGAAAGAGCGGGAAAAAAGTTCAGCCCTTTTGCATGAATTGACCGATAAGCTGATCGAACCGGAAAGCACCATTACAGCTCCCGGTGCATTGCAAAAATTTCTTCAGGAAGTAAATACGGATGAGGTTGCCGTTACGATCTATCAAAGCATCACGTTTGCTGATGGTCAATTTATCAGGATGCTGCTGGATCATGTCTCCTCTCCTGTAATCGTATGGTCCATAAGAGAACCAGCTGTTGGTGAACGATTGCGGCTTAACTCGCTGACAGGCGGAAATAGCACATGTCACGTCCTGAAAAGTGATCACCATCCGTATACATTTGTGTTTGGGAATTCAGAGGAAACACAGGTTCAGCAAAAAATAAAACAACAACTTAATATACAATCGTTGATTAACCGGCTGAAAAATTTCAACATTGGCGTCCTGGGTGACCACCAGCCAGGGTTTTATTTTTCAGGAACAGATGAAAAGCAGCTTAAAGATCAATTTGGCATTGATGTGATCCGGATGGATTTACAGGAGGCGTTCGATAAAAGCAAAGAAATGGCTGAGGAAAAGTGGGAAAAAGAAGTCAGCCGTGCCAAAGAGCAAGTTATCGGTTTAAATGCTACCGATGAAACAGTTAAACGATTTGCGCAGTTTTCAGCTTTTGTGAGGGAGGAAATAGATCGGCAACATATTTCTGCATTGTCCATTCGCTGCTGGCCGGAATTTTTTAATGAGCTGGGGGCTGCTGCATGTTCGACGTTGTCCCAATTCACGGAGGATGGGGTTGTTTCTTCCTGCGAATCAGATATTCACGGAGCTATTACCATGTTTATTTTGCAGGAATTGTCCGGGGGAGAGGCGCCGTATCTTGGAGATATGGTTCATGTTAATGAATCCAGTAACGCTGTGGTTTATTGGCACTGTGGAGCTGGAGCATATTCGTTGGCGCATCCGGATCAGGGGGCTAAGCCTGGAGTCCATCCAAACCGGGGACTTGGCTTCACGATGGAGTTCGGACTTAAACCCGGAAAAGTGACGATTTTTCGTGTCGGATATACCCCGGAAGGTTACAGACTGCTTGTTATGCGGGGGCAGGCACTTGATACCCCACAACGTTTTAATGGAACATCGGTCGAGGTTGAACTGGAAACGAATGTGACGGAAACCCTTTACAGTCTAATGGATGAAGGGTTTGAACCTCATTACGGTCTGGTTTATGCAGATGTTGTCAGTGATTTAATTGAATTAGGTAAACAGCTGCAATTACCAGTATCTGTGTACACGATGGATTGA